ttttatcttacatTCAACAACAAACTTCCGTCTCTTTATGTCGTcggaaaaatattcattatttctgtTCAAATACTATAGAAAGTTTTGTTATGATTAAGAAGACAAACTGTACGCAcgtatgagatatatatatatacatacacacatctatatatatatgtgtgtgtgtgtgtgtgtatatacctgaaagaagaattaacatcaacaaaaaaaatattaggcatatcataattatttgttgACCAATTTATGAAACTCGCTAAtgacatttaattttaacttgtgaaagaattaatatatagtCTCTTAGTgggtaaattattattatggtataatttgatatattttttttttctaattgttatgttagtttttcttaattatttcatttcttctttgaaataatcttttcagtaataattgttaaaaaaattaatggttttttcttgtttttttttttctctttttttttccttttttttttttttttttttttacagggATTTCTTACCAAGAGGTTCTGGTATTGTAACTAGAAGACCACTCATCTTACAATTGATTAATAGCACTACGGGTGAGTCATCACAGGCATAATCTCATTACCAaagtatatttgaaaaatatacaaagagaaaaattatatttgtatcagataaaattaatatgcaAACTGTGTACATAGTTGTTCTCAGTTATCACAGCTTCCTGTATATATTTGAGTTTATAACAAACAGGATATTCAGTACATtgccatttctctttctatgcaGATATTTTAtctgaatctttttttataaaagatttacgTACAAATATTTTAGTTACAACGaggataatattaatgaatattttttttgtgattACAGAATTTGCAGAATTTTTGCACTGTAAAGGCAAGAAGTTCGTGGACTTTGatgaagtaagaaaagaaatagaatctGAAACAGATAGAGTAACTGGCAGTAATAAGGGTATTTCTAATATACCTATAAATTTGAGAGTATACTCTCCCAatggtaattataattttattactatattcaTATGATAATCAAATGACTAGGATTAATGGAGAAATTACTTCTTTCTTAGTTCTCAATCTTACATTGATTGATCTACCTGGTCTTACAAAAGTGCCAATTGGAGATCAACCAGTTGATATAGAAGCTCAAATTAAAGCaatgatttttcaattcattaGAAGAGAAAATTGTCTTATATTGGCAGTTACACCGGCTAATACCGACTTGGCAAACAGTGATGCTCTTAAACTTGCTAAAGAGGTTGATCCACAAggtaattttttctatatgataatatatatcaaataatttcataaatatatataaaaacgatatgaaATAATTGGTAAGGTGTACGTACTATCGGAGTTATTACTAAATTGGATCTTATGGATGATGGTACTGATGCAAGAGATATCTTGGAGAATAAGCTGTTACCTTTGCGAAGAGGCTATATAGGTGTTGTTAATAGAAGTCAAAAAGACATTGAAGGGCGTAAGGATATCAAAAATGCTTTAGCagctgaaagaaaattttttcttaggtaaataactaatataattatttatgttatcttggtaaatatattctcaaatgtaaaaaaatatttatctttttacacTAGCCACCCGTCTTATCGACACTTAGCAGACAGATTGGGTACACCGTATCTGCAACGAGTTTTAAATCAACAACTTACAAATCACATAAGGGATACCCTTCCTGCCTTACGAGATAGATTACAAAAACAGCTTCTTACACTGGAAAAAGATGTTGAACAGTATAAACATTTTAGACCAGATGATCCTGCTATTAAAACAAAGGCTATGTTACAGTAAGTGagagtaaatttttattacatagatatgttctttaatttttctatgaattgtataatatttaaactacACATTGCAAAAGATATACaatctaatttattctttaaaaaaaattccttgtGGGTGGAGGGTCCTGACATTTTAgacaattatttgttatttttattcttttatttttcagatcaattcatatgtatatgtaggtatCTTCTCTTATGTATTCAAAGATTTTTTGATAGATTGTGTGTTGTTtgcttaaaaattaaataaacagatctattaaaagtatcattttatatatttcaatgaaatagtTTCACTATTacactttatttattatttaaagatatgatataattattgattttgaaTGCAGACAGAAAAATGAAACTGAATAACATACTAACGATTTGATACATTGGACAATATGCATGATATTTTGTTGAAGAATAGAAAGCTTTTGCGCAAACTCTATAATTTAATTCACTTaatgaaatacttttttaaatgaaaataattttgttatataatatataaatatagttatataatatataatacaatatataaatatgttatataatatacaatacaatatataaataaagaagtaaTTTTGTTACATAGGATTATGTAATTGCTTTTGATTTTGCATAATATCAAGGCTCTCTACccataatattaacatttgatacataaacttttatatttcatcttaaatatttttaaggaTGATACAACAACTTCAGTCAGATTTTGAACGGACTATAGAAGGTTCTGGTTCAGCGCAAATTAACACAAATGAACTTAGTGGGGGAGCAAAAATAAACAGATTATTTCACGAACGTTTTCCAtttgaaattgttaaaatGGAATTTGATGAAAAAGAACTCAGAAGAGAAATTGCTTTTGCTATCAGAAATATTCATGGttagttaaatttttaattatgtgtttaacattcttttctattcttttatattaaataacaaaattttaaatactatTTCTTAATGATACAGGTATTAGGGTAGGATTATTCACACCAGATATGGCCTTTGAGGCAATAGTCAAGAAGCAAATTAACAGGCTTAAAGAGCCTAGCCTAAAATGTGTGGACCTAGTCATACAAGAGCTTGGTAATGTTGTTCGTATTTGTACAGATAGGGtacgttatatttttcttcctcttcattgatttttttatttttctttttttttttaacttgcCATAATTGTCATGTGAAATTTACtaacatataattttatattgtagaTGTCACGTTATCCTAGATTAAGAGAAGAAACGGAACGTATTATAGCTACTCATGTTCGACAACGTGAACAAATGTGTAAAGAGCAACTAGTACTTTTAGTGGATTGTGAGCTTGCCTATATGAATACAAACCATGAAGATTTTATCGGTTTTGCCAAGTAAGTATCATTTGAATACTCTTTGtctgtaaattattttagatgTAATTAGTATTcatgaaagtaaataatatgatacaagaaattaaatttttgcaAGTTTGGTATAATCACTTTTGTGTGTGGCTTTTGTTACATATGTGCCtgctattatattttctttaattttattttaatatatgagTTACAATATATagttgatataatatataatattcaatgatGTATGCCaaacatttttaatgttatattaataacatttcacATAGAATTAATGCTTACTTTACAATatgaaagggggaaaaaagaatattagattttcacataaaaaacaaaatatcaatcaaaatatttcattatttaaaaaatcaagtaGCTAATTCTGTAGAATAAATCTTATGTTTTAGTCTATATCATCGCTAAAGTTAGAAATtgtagtatataaaaaaaaacacacacacacatacaaacaatCAAACAATCCTCAAGTTTGTGTCAAATCatggaaataattaatgaataatatttaaagattttatttcgttttaaacaaaaactttgtttcttatataaataatagacttacataatagatattattttgattaacttatatacgttatatttgaacaaaattattttactcttATAAAACCTATTACTACTGATACCAAAGAAATACAATGCATGATAACACATTCTAATGTTAAAGTGAgcaataatacattattgaaTTCACATTTAAGAGTGCTCATAGAAACAATATTTCACAAGTACGAATTTTATTAGGTgcaatatatgaataatttaatttgttgATTTAGctgtaaaattgttttattttttattatttatttttaattgtcttCTTAGAAAATGCTTCTTTCACGATCAGTGCATGCAGTATATTATCCATTTGGTTCAATCTAGTTAATTTATGCGAATATATTCAATACATTTTgcttcataaaaaattatgtaattttagCTCTTTAGTATTAACTACTTCATTGCTTCAAATGCTTTTTCGCGCATTTATTGTACTCATACGCTGCTGCTCAGGTGTGATATATATCTGTGAAAGttttttatgctttttttttttttttttgtcattttggttataatgcaaatatttttcttttagtatcatttatttttaatattacatatatgcatCTTTTTGgtttaaatcattttacaCATATAAAACATAGAATGATATCATATGTAATACCAGAGATATTCtcacttatatgtatataaatattaaatgatattttttaggAAAGATACATGAAATTCTAACAATAAGTACTTATTTAACTTCCTTTTGCATGATTTTATACCTAAATGCCTAATTAATATGTGTGTACTTGTTAACAATCTTtgcaatgaaatttattcttgtatctgttatataacaatttttttgtgAGAAAATTGGGATtcatttataagaatatatctaaaatatataacgcAATCCTGCttattaccaaaaaaaaaaaaaaaaaagcaaaaaatatctCTGGCATATATTATCAGTACTAGTtagataattattcattttaagtatttatttcatattcattgTACAAGCAAACAGTCTAAATGATGAAGACAAATAAactttaaaataacaataatgatgttGCTGAAAAATAATGCCATAAACTTCTTGATTTAACTTCTAGTACCATACTGGGTAAGGCATATTTAAAcatatactataaatatacTTCTCTATATTACTGATATTAATTGAACGAATATTtcctataaagaaaaatttttatgcatgaattatatcatatatgccTTGCTCTGATCAAcataacatatatactttCCCCCACAAATGTCTCTATTCATGATCgacttctttatattttacaattaaaaaaatgatttaattgtaTCGGCAGCGCGGCGGCCAGTAGCCATAATGCAAGGtaagaaatgttaaaatacattgacaaaaaaatttccactacattttttgttccttccaTTTTCACGCTTTCTCTTATGCTTATCCTTCCGATAATGTTTTTGGCTTTTACCTTACAAtgatgttttattataatatatatattatatattatatatatatatatatatatatatatatatatatatatatatatatatatacatatatatatgtatatgtgtatatatatacaaatgtgtatatatatatatatatataaatcgcaACCGACAGCAATCTCTGGcttgatttaatattattccttatgatgaatgtataaaagacatccaaaaaaatattttcatattattatatataccattgtgataaagtttattataacaaaaactGCACTatggtatattattttttaattgaaatttaatattttcccaCACGTGCTctctaatcatttattttcatttattgtttaataatactATAGATTTTTAACTATACATTtcttatatgatttattatttatgatggATGTGATATTAGTACTTTGAGGAGCATAATTATGGaagattgtttttctttaaaattttttcaatatatattgattataatgtgattttaaatataaaatgatacttCTTAGAACTCTATTccaatttgaattatttcttttttatttgtatcttcATTACATGTTACATAatgtgttatatattaataaattttttttaaataaaacaagaaattgGTATACGAAATAATGTAAGTCATTCATGAATATTTAGACAAAAATAATGTACTAAACACAGCAACATCAATTCTACGTTTTTGTTTCATATTCCAAACCATTTCATACATTTAAAATGTGCTTAAGCAATACATTATGTTAATAAGAAGTTGCTTCGATTGCAGGTGTAAATAGTTCTCTTTGCAGTGTGTAAATACTATTTTTTGAATGATTGTTACAAGGTATATTTACAagcttattttaaaaattacaggaatatgatatatacatgtttgcatgtttaaaatttttttacagcattttatattttcaagatgTGGCACAGTAGAATGTTATAAAGTTTCTCACAgtcagtgaaaaaaaaaatgttacacAAAATTTTGCTTTTTCAAGAATGCTAAGAAAGTTACTTCTTCATTTAAAATACACATATgttctttttataacttttttatttatattacatttattttgcaatttttcttctatagtCATTAagacatatatttaaaaacttttgctctaatattatgatataacgTGTTTGCATAATTTTTGAAACCTAATGCTAGGATTTTTACCCTGCTAGTTTGTTCGATAAAAGTGTGACTAGTGCAATTTTCGTGGTACACTATTATGGTGGGCCTTGcacaagaatatataaaattttctctttttatacatttcattatatatccttttttatgtTACAGTGCTCAGCAATCATCAGAAAATGCAGTTAAAGCTGGACGACATATTTTAGGCAACCAAGTAATACGTAAAGGTTATATGTGTATTCATAATCTTGGTATTATGAAAGGAGGATCCAGAGACTATTGGTTTGTTCTGACCTCTGAAAGTATTTCTTGGTTTAAAGATGAAGAGGTAAATACttttcaaaaacaaaattaaaacttttaaatgcagttgaaataaattaattgaaattttgaattcatcatttctatatatctttatatgcatatatttatttttttattcatcttaaAGGaacgtgaaaagaaatatatgctACCTCTTGATGGTTTGAAACTACGCGATTTAGAACAAGGCTTCATGTCTCGGCGATATCTTTTTGCATTATTCAATCCAGAAGGAAGGAACgtttataaagattttaaacAACTTGAATTAAGTTGTGAAACTCAGGATGATGTTGATTCTTGGAAGGCTTCGTTACTCAGAGCTGGAGTATATCCTGAAAAATCAACAGAGCAAGCAAATGGAGAAGGAGAGGTAAcatatttgtacatatttcaatttacacacgtacatcttttttctttttgtatttaagATCATGTGTCATTTgtctttcatttaaaaataaataaatgttatatgtataaaatctataatgttttatagattattatttccaattatatcaatgtatatgtgactagatatattaatatcaatgtttatcataaaaagaaagtttttattttttttatttgaaataatagttattgattattttacattCAGCTGATCATAAAAGTTTCTCAAATAAGGGTATatctatcaaaaatattagtagaaatattaatatcgtattaaatttattagagcagtattttatgatttattttaggATAAGCAGAGGGTgagttgaatgaaaaaaaaaaagagtgatctgaattcttgttttatttcgaattgtGTGTTATTTAACTGTGTGGTGGTGTGATTTAGTTTagcttataaaaataattaaagatttgtctaaaaaaatttaatcataaattCTGCATGTTgtcatttttgataaaatttaatcaatatattatatctaatgtctgcataactgtaataaaatcttttt
This Vespa velutina chromosome 10, iVesVel2.1, whole genome shotgun sequence DNA region includes the following protein-coding sequences:
- the LOC124952006 gene encoding dynamin isoform X4; the protein is MAGNTGMEQLIPIVNKLQDAFTQLGVHMQLDLPQIAVVGGQSAGKSSVLENFVGKDFLPRGSGIVTRRPLILQLINSTTEFAEFLHCKGKKFVDFDEVRKEIESETDRVTGSNKGISNIPINLRVYSPNVLNLTLIDLPGLTKVPIGDQPVDIEAQIKAMIFQFIRRENCLILAVTPANTDLANSDALKLAKEVDPQGVRTIGVITKLDLMDDGTDARDILENKLLPLRRGYIGVVNRSQKDIEGRKDIKNALAAERKFFLSHPSYRHLADRLGTPYLQRVLNQQLTNHIRDTLPALRDRLQKQLLTLEKDVEQYKHFRPDDPAIKTKAMLQMIQQLQSDFERTIEGSGSAQINTNELSGGAKINRLFHERFPFEIVKMEFDEKELRREIAFAIRNIHGIRVGLFTPDMAFEAIVKKQINRLKEPSLKCVDLVIQELGNVVRICTDRMSRYPRLREETERIIATHVRQREQMCKEQLVLLVDCELAYMNTNHEDFIGFANAAASSHNASAQQSSENAVKAGRHILGNQVIRKGYMCIHNLGIMKGGSRDYWFVLTSESISWFKDEEEREKKYMLPLDGLKLRDLEQGFMSRRYLFALFNPEGRNVYKDFKQLELSCETQDDVDSWKASLLRAGVYPEKSTEQANGEGEGGTEGQSSMDPQLERQVETIRNLVDSYMKIVTKTTRDLVPKTIMHLIINNAKDFINGELLAHLYASGDQASMMEESPEEAQKREEMLRMYHACKEALRIIGDVSMATVSTPVPPPVKNDWLASGENPSLGLSPPSPGGPRRGVTQPPPLSSSRVPPPVPASGRPAPAIPNRPGPGGPPPARANPGLPPPLIPSRGGGLQQRVTQAATQAAANAAVNELMDAFRIKRPVPNIPPRIPDRPYSGRLN
- the LOC124952006 gene encoding dynamin isoform X3 yields the protein MAGNTGMEQLIPIVNKLQDAFTQLGVHMQLDLPQIAVVGGQSAGKSSVLENFVGKDFLPRGSGIVTRRPLILQLINSTTEFAEFLHCKGKKFVDFDEVRKEIESETDRVTGSNKGISNIPINLRVYSPNVLNLTLIDLPGLTKVPIGDQPVDIEAQIKAMIFQFIRRENCLILAVTPANTDLANSDALKLAKEVDPQGVRTIGVITKLDLMDDGTDARDILENKLLPLRRGYIGVVNRSQKDIEGRKDIKNALAAERKFFLSHPSYRHLADRLGTPYLQRVLNQQLTNHIRDTLPALRDRLQKQLLTLEKDVEQYKHFRPDDPAIKTKAMLQMIQQLQSDFERTIEGSGSAQINTNELSGGAKINRLFHERFPFEIVKMEFDEKELRREIAFAIRNIHGIRVGLFTPDMAFEAIVKKQINRLKEPSLKCVDLVIQELGNVVRICTDRMSRYPRLREETERIIATHVRQREQMCKEQLVLLVDCELAYMNTNHEDFIGFANAAASSHNASAQQSSENAVKAGRHILGNQVIRKGYMCIHNLGIMKGGSRDYWFVLTSESISWFKDEEEREKKYMLPLDGLKLRDLEQGFMSRRYLFALFNPEGRNVYKDFKQLELSCETQDDVDSWKASLLRAGVYPEKSTEQANGEGEEGYEGGTEGQSSMDPQLERQVETIRNLVDSYMKIVTKTTRDLVPKTIMHLIINNAKDFINGELLAHLYASGDQASMMEESPEEAQKREEMLRMYHACKEALRIIGDVSMATVSTPVPPPVKNDWLASGENPRLSPPSPGGPRRGVTQPPPLSSSRVPPPVPASGRPAPAIPNRPGPGGPPPARANPGLPPPLIPSRGGGLQQRVTQAATQAAANAAVNELMDAFRIKRPVPNIPPRIPDRPYSGRLN
- the LOC124952006 gene encoding dynamin isoform X13, whose translation is MAGNTGMEQLIPIVNKLQDAFTQLGVHMQLDLPQIAVVGGQSAGKSSVLENFVGKDFLPRGSGIVTRRPLILQLINSTTEFAEFLHCKGKKFVDFDEVRKEIESETDRVTGSNKGISNIPINLRVYSPNVLNLTLIDLPGLTKVPIGDQPVDIEAQIKAMIFQFIRRENCLILAVTPANTDLANSDALKLAKEVDPQGVRTIGVITKLDLMDDGTDARDILENKLLPLRRGYIGVVNRSQKDIEGRKDIKNALAAERKFFLSHPSYRHLADRLGTPYLQRVLNQQLTNHIRDTLPALRDRLQKQLLTLEKDVEQYKHFRPDDPAIKTKAMLQMIQQLQSDFERTIEGSGSAQINTNELSGGAKINRLFHERFPFEIVKMEFDEKELRREIAFAIRNIHGIRVGLFTPDMAFEAIVKKQINRLKEPSLKCVDLVIQELGNVVRICTDRMSRYPRLREETERIIATHVRQREQMCKEQLVLLVDCELAYMNTNHEDFIGFANAAASSHNASAQQSSENAVKAGRHILGNQVIRKGYMCIHNLGIMKGGSRDYWFVLTSESISWFKDEEEREKKYMLPLDGLKLRDLEQGFMSRRYLFALFNPEGRNVYKDFKQLELSCETQDDVDSWKASLLRAGVYPEKSTEQANGEGEEGYEGGTEGQSSMDPQLERQVETIRNLVDSYMKIVTKTTRDLVPKTIMHLIINNAKDFINGELLAHLYASGDQASMMEESPEEAQKREEMLRMYHACKEALRIIGDVSMATVSTPVPPPVKNDWLASGENPSLGLSPPSPGGPRRGVTQPPPLSSSRVPPPVPASGRPAPAIPNRPGPGGPPPARANPGLPPPLIPSRPVPNIPPRIPDRPYSGRLN
- the LOC124952006 gene encoding dynamin isoform X14 — its product is MAGNTGMEQLIPIVNKLQDAFTQLGVHMQLDLPQIAVVGGQSAGKSSVLENFVGKDFLPRGSGIVTRRPLILQLINSTTEFAEFLHCKGKKFVDFDEVRKEIESETDRVTGSNKGISNIPINLRVYSPNVLNLTLIDLPGLTKVPIGDQPVDIEAQIKAMIFQFIRRENCLILAVTPANTDLANSDALKLAKEVDPQGVRTIGVITKLDLMDDGTDARDILENKLLPLRRGYIGVVNRSQKDIEGRKDIKNALAAERKFFLSHPSYRHLADRLGTPYLQRVLNQQLTNHIRDTLPALRDRLQKQLLTLEKDVEQYKHFRPDDPAIKTKAMLQMIQQLQSDFERTIEGSGSAQINTNELSGGAKINRLFHERFPFEIVKMEFDEKELRREIAFAIRNIHGIRVGLFTPDMAFEAIVKKQINRLKEPSLKCVDLVIQELGNVVRICTDRMSRYPRLREETERIIATHVRQREQMCKEQLVLLVDCELAYMNTNHEDFIGFANAAASSHNASAQQSSENAVKAGRHILGNQVIRKGYMCIHNLGIMKGGSRDYWFVLTSESISWFKDEEEREKKYMLPLDGLKLRDLEQGFMSRRYLFALFNPEGRNVYKDFKQLELSCETQDDVDSWKASLLRAGVYPEKSTEQANGEGEEGYEGGTEGQSSMDPQLERQVETIRNLVDSYMKIVTKTTRDLVPKTIMHLIINNAKDFINGELLAHLYASGDQASMMEESPEEAQKREEMLRMYHACKEALRIIGDVSMATVSTPVPPPVKNDWLASGENPSLGLSPPSPGGPRRGVTQPPPLSSSRVPPPVPASGRPAPAIPNRPGPGGPPPARANPGLPPPLIPSRRQ
- the LOC124952006 gene encoding dynamin isoform X10, with the translated sequence MAGNTGMEQLIPIVNKLQDAFTQLGVHMQLDLPQIAVVGGQSAGKSSVLENFVGKDFLPRGSGIVTRRPLILQLINSTTEFAEFLHCKGKKFVDFDEVRKEIESETDRVTGSNKGISNIPINLRVYSPNVLNLTLIDLPGLTKVPIGDQPVDIEAQIKAMIFQFIRRENCLILAVTPANTDLANSDALKLAKEVDPQGVRTIGVITKLDLMDDGTDARDILENKLLPLRRGYIGVVNRSQKDIEGRKDIKNALAAERKFFLSHPSYRHLADRLGTPYLQRVLNQQLTNHIRDTLPALRDRLQKQLLTLEKDVEQYKHFRPDDPAIKTKAMLQMIQQLQSDFERTIEGSGSAQINTNELSGGAKINRLFHERFPFEIVKMEFDEKELRREIAFAIRNIHGIRVGLFTPDMAFEAIVKKQINRLKEPSLKCVDLVIQELGNVVRICTDRMSRYPRLREETERIIATHVRQREQMCKEQLVLLVDCELAYMNTNHEDFIGFANAAASSHNASAQQSSENAVKAGRHILGNQVIRKGYMCIHNLGIMKGGSRDYWFVLTSESISWFKDEEEREKKYMLPLDGLKLRDLEQGFMSRRYLFALFNPEGRNVYKDFKQLELSCETQDDVDSWKASLLRAGVYPEKSTEQANGEGEEGYEGGTEGQSSMDPQLERQVETIRNLVDSYMKIVTKTTRDLVPKTIMHLIINNAKDFINGELLAHLYASGDQASMMEESPEEAQKREEMLRMYHACKEALRIIGDVSMATVSTPVPPPVKNDWLASGENPSLGLSPPSPGGPRRGVTQPPPLSSSRVPPPVPASGRPAPAIPNRPGPGGPPPARANPGLPPPLIPSRGGGLQQRVTQAATQAAANAAVNELMDAFRIK
- the LOC124952006 gene encoding dynamin isoform X12, producing the protein MAGNTGMEQLIPIVNKLQDAFTQLGVHMQLDLPQIAVVGGQSAGKSSVLENFVGKDFLPRGSGIVTRRPLILQLINSTTEFAEFLHCKGKKFVDFDEVRKEIESETDRVTGSNKGISNIPINLRVYSPNVLNLTLIDLPGLTKVPIGDQPVDIEAQIKAMIFQFIRRENCLILAVTPANTDLANSDALKLAKEVDPQGVRTIGVITKLDLMDDGTDARDILENKLLPLRRGYIGVVNRSQKDIEGRKDIKNALAAERKFFLSHPSYRHLADRLGTPYLQRVLNQQLTNHIRDTLPALRDRLQKQLLTLEKDVEQYKHFRPDDPAIKTKAMLQMIQQLQSDFERTIEGSGSAQINTNELSGGAKINRLFHERFPFEIVKMEFDEKELRREIAFAIRNIHGIRVGLFTPDMAFEAIVKKQINRLKEPSLKCVDLVIQELGNVVRICTDRMSRYPRLREETERIIATHVRQREQMCKEQLVLLVDCELAYMNTNHEDFIGFANAAASSHNASAQQSSENAVKAGRHILGNQVIRKGYMCIHNLGIMKGGSRDYWFVLTSESISWFKDEEEREKKYMLPLDGLKLRDLEQGFMSRRYLFALFNPEGRNVYKDFKQLELSCETQDDVDSWKASLLRAGVYPEKSTEQANGEGEEGYEGGTEGQSSMDPQLERQVETIRNLVDSYMKIVTKTTRDLVPKTIMHLIINNAKDFINGELLAHLYASGDQASMMEESPEEAQKREEMLRMYHACKEALRIIGDVSMATVSTPVPPPVKNDWLASGENPSSRVPPPVPASGRPAPAIPNRPGPGGPPPARANPGLPPPLIPSRGGGLQQRVTQAATQAAANAAVNELMDAFRIKRPVPNIPPRIPDRPYSGRLN